Proteins from a genomic interval of Salvelinus alpinus chromosome 7, SLU_Salpinus.1, whole genome shotgun sequence:
- the LOC139581283 gene encoding ras-related protein Rab-6A-like isoform X4, producing MSTTTGGGEFGNPLRKFKLVFLGEQSVGKTSLITRFMYDSFDNTYQATIGIDFLSKTMYLEDRTIRLQLWDTAGQERFRSLIPSYIRDSAAAVVVYDIANLNSFQQTSKWIDDVRTERGSDVIIMLVGNKTDLADKRQVSVETAERKARELNVMYIETSAKAGYNVKQLFRRVAAALPGMDSTPEKSKEDMIDIKLEKPPEMAVTESSCSC from the exons ATGTCGACCACGACCGGCGGTGGAGAGTTTGGCAACCCCCTGCGGAAATTCAAGCTCGTATTCTTAGGCGAACAAAGTG TGGGAAAGACATCGCTTATCACCAGGTTTATGTATGACAGCTTTGACAACACCTATCAG GCAACAATTGGCATAGACTTTTTATCGAAAACGATGTATCTGGAAGATCGTACG ATTCGGCTCCAGCTGTGGGATACAGCCGGGCAGGAGCGGTTCCGCAGTCTCATCCCCAGCTACATCAGAGACTCAGCCGCTGCTGTGGTGGTTTATGACATAGCAA ACCTCAATTCATTCCAGCAAACCTCAAAGTGGATTGATGatgtcagaacagagagaggaagtgatgTCATTATCATGCTTGTGGGAAACAAAACAGACCTGGCTGATAAAAG ACAAGTGTCTGTAGAGACTGCAGAAAGGAAAGCTCGTGAACTCAATGTGATGTACATAGAGACCAGTGCCAAGGCTGGCTATAACGTCAAACAG CTGTTTCGCCGTGTTGCCGCAGCCCTACCTGGGATGGACAGCACACCAGAGAAGAGCAAAGAGGACA TGATCGATATCAAACTGGAGAAGCCGCCGGAGATGGCTGTGACGGAGAGCAGCTGCTCCTGCTAG
- the LOC139581283 gene encoding ras-related protein Rab-6B-like isoform X1, protein MSTTTGGGEFGNPLRKFKLVFLGEQSVGKTSLITRFMYDSFDNTYQATIGIDFLSKTMYLEDRTVRLQLWDTAGQERFRSLIPSYIRDSTIAVVVYDITNLNSFQQTSKWIDDVRTERGSDVIIMLVGNKTDLADKRQITTEEGEQRAKELNVMFIETSAKTGYNVKQLFRRVAAALPGMDSTPEKSKEDMIDIKLEKPPEMAVTESSCSC, encoded by the exons ATGTCGACCACGACCGGCGGTGGAGAGTTTGGCAACCCCCTGCGGAAATTCAAGCTCGTATTCTTAGGCGAACAAAGTG TGGGAAAGACATCGCTTATCACCAGGTTTATGTATGACAGCTTTGACAACACCTATCAG GCAACAATTGGCATAGACTTTTTATCGAAAACGATGTATCTGGAAGATCGTACG GTCCGACTCCAGCTCTGGGACACTGCTGGACAGGAGCGTTTCCGTAGTCTCATTCCCAGCTACATCCGCGACTCCACCATTGCTGTGGTGGTTTATGACATCACCA ACCTCAATTCATTCCAGCAAACCTCAAAGTGGATTGATGatgtcagaacagagagaggaagtgatgTCATTATCATGCTTGTGGGAAACAAAACAGACCTGGCTGATAAAAG ACAGATCACCACGGAAGAGGGCGAGCAGAGAGCTAAGGAACTGAATGTCATGTTCATTGAAACCAGCGCAAAGACTGGCTACAATGTCAAACAG CTGTTTCGCCGTGTTGCCGCAGCCCTACCTGGGATGGACAGCACACCAGAGAAGAGCAAAGAGGACA TGATCGATATCAAACTGGAGAAGCCGCCGGAGATGGCTGTGACGGAGAGCAGCTGCTCCTGCTAG
- the LOC139581283 gene encoding ras-related protein Rab-6A-like isoform X2, with protein sequence MSTTTGGGEFGNPLRKFKLVFLGEQSVGKTSLITRFMYDSFDNTYQATIGIDFLSKTMYLEDRTVRLQLWDTAGQERFRSLIPSYIRDSTIAVVVYDITNLNSFQQTSKWIDDVRTERGSDVIIMLVGNKTDLADKRQVSVETAERKARELNVMYIETSAKAGYNVKQLFRRVAAALPGMDSTPEKSKEDMIDIKLEKPPEMAVTESSCSC encoded by the exons ATGTCGACCACGACCGGCGGTGGAGAGTTTGGCAACCCCCTGCGGAAATTCAAGCTCGTATTCTTAGGCGAACAAAGTG TGGGAAAGACATCGCTTATCACCAGGTTTATGTATGACAGCTTTGACAACACCTATCAG GCAACAATTGGCATAGACTTTTTATCGAAAACGATGTATCTGGAAGATCGTACG GTCCGACTCCAGCTCTGGGACACTGCTGGACAGGAGCGTTTCCGTAGTCTCATTCCCAGCTACATCCGCGACTCCACCATTGCTGTGGTGGTTTATGACATCACCA ACCTCAATTCATTCCAGCAAACCTCAAAGTGGATTGATGatgtcagaacagagagaggaagtgatgTCATTATCATGCTTGTGGGAAACAAAACAGACCTGGCTGATAAAAG ACAAGTGTCTGTAGAGACTGCAGAAAGGAAAGCTCGTGAACTCAATGTGATGTACATAGAGACCAGTGCCAAGGCTGGCTATAACGTCAAACAG CTGTTTCGCCGTGTTGCCGCAGCCCTACCTGGGATGGACAGCACACCAGAGAAGAGCAAAGAGGACA TGATCGATATCAAACTGGAGAAGCCGCCGGAGATGGCTGTGACGGAGAGCAGCTGCTCCTGCTAG
- the LOC139581283 gene encoding ras-related protein Rab-6A-like isoform X3 has product MSTTTGGGEFGNPLRKFKLVFLGEQSVGKTSLITRFMYDSFDNTYQATIGIDFLSKTMYLEDRTIRLQLWDTAGQERFRSLIPSYIRDSAAAVVVYDIANLNSFQQTSKWIDDVRTERGSDVIIMLVGNKTDLADKRQITTEEGEQRAKELNVMFIETSAKTGYNVKQLFRRVAAALPGMDSTPEKSKEDMIDIKLEKPPEMAVTESSCSC; this is encoded by the exons ATGTCGACCACGACCGGCGGTGGAGAGTTTGGCAACCCCCTGCGGAAATTCAAGCTCGTATTCTTAGGCGAACAAAGTG TGGGAAAGACATCGCTTATCACCAGGTTTATGTATGACAGCTTTGACAACACCTATCAG GCAACAATTGGCATAGACTTTTTATCGAAAACGATGTATCTGGAAGATCGTACG ATTCGGCTCCAGCTGTGGGATACAGCCGGGCAGGAGCGGTTCCGCAGTCTCATCCCCAGCTACATCAGAGACTCAGCCGCTGCTGTGGTGGTTTATGACATAGCAA ACCTCAATTCATTCCAGCAAACCTCAAAGTGGATTGATGatgtcagaacagagagaggaagtgatgTCATTATCATGCTTGTGGGAAACAAAACAGACCTGGCTGATAAAAG ACAGATCACCACGGAAGAGGGCGAGCAGAGAGCTAAGGAACTGAATGTCATGTTCATTGAAACCAGCGCAAAGACTGGCTACAATGTCAAACAG CTGTTTCGCCGTGTTGCCGCAGCCCTACCTGGGATGGACAGCACACCAGAGAAGAGCAAAGAGGACA TGATCGATATCAAACTGGAGAAGCCGCCGGAGATGGCTGTGACGGAGAGCAGCTGCTCCTGCTAG
- the LOC139581283 gene encoding ras-related protein Rab-6A-like isoform X5 has translation MSTTTGGGEFGNPLRKFKLVFLGEQSVGKTSLITRFMYDSFDNTYQATIGIDFLSKTMYLEDRTVRLQLWDTAGQERFRSLIPSYIRDSTIAVVVYDITNLNSFQQTSKWIDDVRTERGSDVIIMLVGNKTDLADKRQVSVETAERKARELNVMYIETSAKAGYNVKQTDHHGRGRAES, from the exons ATGTCGACCACGACCGGCGGTGGAGAGTTTGGCAACCCCCTGCGGAAATTCAAGCTCGTATTCTTAGGCGAACAAAGTG TGGGAAAGACATCGCTTATCACCAGGTTTATGTATGACAGCTTTGACAACACCTATCAG GCAACAATTGGCATAGACTTTTTATCGAAAACGATGTATCTGGAAGATCGTACG GTCCGACTCCAGCTCTGGGACACTGCTGGACAGGAGCGTTTCCGTAGTCTCATTCCCAGCTACATCCGCGACTCCACCATTGCTGTGGTGGTTTATGACATCACCA ACCTCAATTCATTCCAGCAAACCTCAAAGTGGATTGATGatgtcagaacagagagaggaagtgatgTCATTATCATGCTTGTGGGAAACAAAACAGACCTGGCTGATAAAAG ACAAGTGTCTGTAGAGACTGCAGAAAGGAAAGCTCGTGAACTCAATGTGATGTACATAGAGACCAGTGCCAAGGCTGGCTATAACGTCAAACAG ACAGATCACCACGGAAGAGGGCGAGCAGAGAGCTAA